The proteins below come from a single Notamacropus eugenii isolate mMacEug1 chromosome 7, mMacEug1.pri_v2, whole genome shotgun sequence genomic window:
- the LOC140514891 gene encoding olfactory receptor 11G2-like, whose product MNTYSIYNISYSIAGFILLGFPCLRENQILFFSLLLIIYILTLLGNGAIICAVVWDKKLQIPMYILLANFSFLEIWYVTTTVPNMLVNFLSETKVISFSGCFLQFYFFFSLGITECFFLAIMAFDRYLAICQPLHYPTIMTSHICTRLIISCWALGFLWYLVPIIIISQMSFCDPKIIDHFLCDFRPLLALTCTRVPMMELTCSILCSLDLLLPFGFIVVTYGLVLRAVFRVPSTAGRRKAFSTCGSHLAVVSLFYGSVAVMYVKPTTEHDSGTQKIVTLFYSVVTPFLNPMIYSLRNREMKDAMRKVLGKRELES is encoded by the coding sequence ATGAATACTTACAGCATCTACAACATCTCCTATAGTATTGCTGGTTTCATCCTCCTTGGGTTCCCCTGTCTTAGAGAGAACCAGATCCTCTTCTTTTCACTGTTATTGATCATCTACATTCTAACTCTTTTGGGAAATGGAGCCATTATCTGTGCAGTGGTCTGGGATAAGAAACTCCAAATTCCAATGTATATACTCCTGGCCAATTTCTCCTTCTTAGAGATTTGGTATGTTACTACCACTGTCCCTAATATGTTGGTCAATTTCCTCTCTGAGACCAAGGTCATCTCCTTCTCTGGCTGCTTCCTCCagttctacttcttcttctcattgggtATCACAGAATGTTTTTTTCTAGCAATTATGGCATTTGACAGATACTTAGCCATTTGCCAGCCTCTGCATTATCCAACCATCATGACAAGCCATATCTGCACCAGACTGATCATTAGCTGCTGGGCACTTGGCTTCCTGTGGTACCTGGTCCCAATCATTATCATTTCTCAGATGTCCTTCTGTGATCCCAAGATTATTGATCATTTTCTCTGTGACTTTCGGCCACTGTTAGCTCTCACATGTACCCGAGTCCCTATGATGGAGCTCACTTGTTCTATTTTGTGCTCTTTGGACCTCTTACTCCCTTTTGGATTCATCGTGGTAACGTATGGCCTTGTTCTGAGAGCTGTGTTCAGAGTCCCTTCCACAGCAGGTCGGAGAAAAGCCTTCTCCACTTGTGGCTCCCATTTAGCTGTGGTGTCACTGTTCTACGGATCTGTGGCGGTGATGTACGTGAAACCAACTACAGAGCATGATTCTGGAACCCAGAAGATTGTGACTCTCTTTTATTCTGTTGTCACCCCATTCTTAAACCCTATGATCTACAGCCTTAGGAATAGGGAAATGAAGGATGCCATGAGGAAAGTCCTGGGGAAAAGAGAATTAGAATCTTAA